The Dehalogenimonas lykanthroporepellens BL-DC-9 genome includes a window with the following:
- a CDS encoding Integrase catalytic region (PFAM: Integrase catalytic region~KEGG: neu:NE0155 integrase catalytic subunit), translated as MKELRLKYPVPILRRMLGVSGSGFYAWMDRPLSKRGQEEARLELEIKAADKRTRQTYGPERLQRDLAAHGVKVGICRIKRIRKKLGIRCKQKRKFKVTTDSRHRLPVAGNLLAQKFVASRPNDVWLTDITYISTDEGWLYLAGHKDLWNGEIVGYAMGKRLTRNLVNESLLRAVAAKHPAEGLLHHSDRGSQYCSLEYRRLLERFGLRASMSRKGNCYDNAPMESFWGTLKQELVNHRRYRTRQEAIREITEYIEIFYNRQRRQARLGFLSPAAYAQQFYAGLVAA; from the coding sequence ATGAAAGAACTGCGGCTCAAATATCCAGTCCCTATTCTCCGGCGAATGCTTGGTGTCTCCGGTAGCGGCTTTTATGCCTGGATGGATAGGCCTTTATCGAAGCGGGGTCAGGAGGAAGCGCGGCTTGAGTTGGAGATCAAGGCAGCGGATAAGCGGACGCGCCAGACCTATGGGCCGGAGCGACTACAGCGGGATTTGGCAGCGCACGGCGTGAAGGTGGGTATTTGCCGTATCAAGCGTATCCGGAAAAAGCTGGGGATACGTTGCAAACAGAAGCGTAAGTTCAAGGTTACCACGGATTCCAGGCACAGGTTGCCGGTAGCCGGAAACCTGTTGGCGCAGAAGTTTGTGGCCTCCAGGCCGAATGATGTATGGCTCACCGATATCACCTATATTTCCACCGATGAAGGTTGGCTGTATCTGGCAGGCCACAAGGACCTGTGGAATGGCGAAATTGTCGGATATGCCATGGGTAAGCGCTTGACCAGAAACCTGGTCAATGAGTCTTTGCTTCGGGCGGTGGCCGCTAAACATCCGGCCGAGGGGCTGTTGCACCACTCTGACCGGGGTAGCCAGTATTGCTCCCTTGAGTACCGGCGACTACTGGAACGATTTGGCTTGAGAGCTTCCATGAGCCGGAAAGGGAACTGCTACGACAACGCACCTATGGAGAGCTTCTGGGGAACGCTAAAACAGGAACTGGTGAATCATCGGCGCTATAGAACCAGACAAGAAGCCATCCGGGAGATCACGGAGTATATCGAAATCTTCTACAACCGGCAACGCCGGCAAGCCAGGCTGGGATTCTTGTCGCCGGCGGCTTATGCTCAACAATTCTACGCAGGACTGGTGGCGGCATGA
- a CDS encoding transposase IS3/IS911 family protein (PFAM: transposase IS3/IS911 family protein~KEGG: bvi:Bcep1808_7228 transposase IS3/IS911 family protein): MERIPHGKYTREFRLEAVKLVTEDKLSVAEAARRLALPSNTLDNWLRKHRAGKLEEVGKSYRPLTEVEMELARVKKENAELKMEREILKKAAAYFARESLPGTRR; this comes from the coding sequence ATGGAAAGGATTCCACACGGGAAGTATACGAGGGAGTTCAGGCTGGAAGCGGTGAAGCTGGTGACAGAGGATAAATTGTCTGTGGCGGAAGCTGCCAGGCGGCTGGCACTGCCGTCAAACACCTTGGACAACTGGCTCAGGAAACACAGAGCCGGCAAGCTTGAAGAAGTGGGCAAGTCATACCGGCCGCTGACAGAAGTAGAGATGGAGCTGGCCCGGGTAAAGAAGGAAAATGCCGAACTCAAAATGGAGCGGGAAATATTAAAAAAAGCAGCCGCGTACTTTGCCAGGGAGTCGCTGCCCGGTACGCGGCGATGA